The Candidatus Dormiibacterota bacterium genome contains a region encoding:
- the mfd gene encoding transcription-repair coupling factor, protein MTANLLNSPSGPRVSPPGMAKALTALVGASRPGAAVLERLRGGHAAALHETAAAARPALLAAFARALGGGFFCIVPTADIAERVYADFLYYAGGEAERSVALLRAREDPFGALESPSERSARIALFDALADGAPVVVIAGVAAVRQYVVPPERFRALRFTVRRAETLDWEATLRRFHDLGYERADVVSAAGEYAVRGGILDCFPPTAQAPVRIEFFGDRVESIRAFNLETQRSHEEIDAITVPPWDETPRDDDRATPLDYLRDDATIVLDEPAALASVENALVDEERVEGAGAHASLDDLTDAIARHPTLIVPGAIAPHEALRFVPRAERFALECRPAEHFNRRIELFTAAVQQSIADGERVAIVTTAVSRMLELLSAAGIEAHRWSDAARDLPFASVWVDGGSLEAGFTVPQLRLRVLGDREIFGLPPKRVKLRAIKEGVPVTLSDLRVGDFVVHAVHGIARYDGLRTETILGATQDYLALQYAGTDRMLVPVTQMHQVTKYSAAEGATPRLSRMGGGDWSRTKSRVSESLAKIADGLVQLYAERELARGHAFAPDTPWQAEMEEAFPYELTPDQRTAIDAVKADMESARPMDRLICGDVGYGKTEVAIRAAFKAIADHTQVALVAPTTLLADQHFRTFSERFAGFPIRIASFSRFTHRAAMREQLQALAQGRIDLAIGTHRLLQKDVAFADLGLVVVDEEQRFGVMHKERLKEYRASVDAITLSATPIPRTLHMSLMGVRDLSVIRTAPKNRLSVKTVVVPAGNAVVAHAISTELDRGGQVYYLHNRIDSIYALRNALQELVPRARIVVAHGQMREREVEPIMQAFIDGQSDVLVATTIIENGLDIPNVNTMIVDDADRFGLAQLYQLRGRVGRSNQQAYCYLLYQGHKALSEDAQARLEAIVEFTHLGSGMQIAMRDLEIRGAGNLLGAAQSGFIASVGFDTYCQLLADAIAERRGLTAPLEERGEAVIDVKINAFIPNDYIPQVSQKIAVYQQLAKARGEGEVDDIAASIRDRFGPFPEPLERLVELTRLRAIALRKRVTRVVVDEERLTLGVGSGFALSAAMIPRFAALTKNRFRFSDGKVLVDLPHAPAGSRPEDLWMPLLRELLEAI, encoded by the coding sequence ATGACTGCCAATCTTCTCAACTCGCCCTCCGGCCCGCGGGTTTCGCCCCCGGGCATGGCCAAGGCGCTGACCGCCCTCGTCGGCGCGAGCAGGCCGGGAGCGGCGGTTCTCGAGCGCCTGCGGGGAGGCCACGCCGCCGCCTTGCACGAGACGGCTGCCGCAGCCCGGCCGGCGCTCCTGGCGGCCTTTGCCCGGGCGCTCGGCGGAGGGTTCTTCTGCATCGTTCCCACCGCCGACATCGCCGAACGCGTCTACGCCGACTTTCTCTACTACGCCGGCGGCGAGGCGGAGCGTTCGGTTGCGCTGCTGCGCGCGCGCGAGGACCCGTTCGGGGCGCTCGAGAGCCCGAGCGAGCGCAGCGCGCGCATCGCCCTCTTCGACGCGCTCGCCGACGGCGCGCCCGTCGTCGTCATCGCCGGCGTCGCGGCGGTGCGTCAGTACGTCGTGCCACCCGAGCGCTTTCGCGCCCTGCGCTTTACCGTACGGCGCGCAGAGACGCTCGACTGGGAAGCGACGCTGCGCCGCTTTCACGATCTCGGGTACGAGCGCGCCGACGTCGTCAGCGCGGCCGGCGAGTACGCGGTGCGCGGTGGGATTCTCGATTGCTTTCCACCGACCGCGCAAGCGCCGGTGCGCATCGAGTTCTTCGGCGACCGCGTCGAGTCCATTCGCGCCTTCAATCTCGAGACGCAGCGCAGCCATGAGGAGATCGACGCGATTACGGTGCCGCCGTGGGACGAGACGCCGCGCGACGACGATCGCGCGACGCCGCTCGACTATCTGCGCGACGACGCGACGATCGTTCTCGACGAGCCTGCAGCGCTCGCGTCGGTCGAGAACGCGCTCGTTGACGAGGAGCGCGTCGAAGGCGCCGGCGCGCACGCGTCGCTCGACGACCTCACCGATGCGATCGCGCGCCATCCGACGCTGATCGTGCCGGGCGCGATCGCGCCGCACGAGGCGCTGCGCTTCGTGCCGCGCGCCGAGCGCTTTGCCTTGGAGTGCCGGCCGGCGGAGCATTTCAACCGCCGCATCGAGCTCTTCACCGCGGCCGTGCAGCAATCGATCGCCGACGGCGAGCGCGTTGCAATCGTGACGACGGCGGTCTCGCGCATGCTCGAGCTGCTCTCCGCGGCCGGGATCGAAGCGCACCGCTGGAGCGACGCGGCGCGCGACTTGCCCTTCGCGAGCGTCTGGGTCGACGGCGGATCGCTCGAAGCGGGCTTTACCGTGCCGCAGCTGCGGCTGCGCGTGCTCGGCGACCGCGAGATCTTCGGCCTGCCGCCCAAGCGCGTCAAGCTGCGCGCGATCAAAGAAGGCGTGCCGGTCACGCTTTCGGATCTGCGCGTGGGAGATTTCGTCGTACACGCGGTTCACGGGATCGCCCGTTACGACGGCTTGCGCACCGAGACGATCCTCGGCGCAACGCAAGATTATCTCGCCTTGCAGTACGCCGGCACCGACCGCATGCTCGTCCCGGTGACGCAGATGCACCAGGTCACGAAGTACTCCGCCGCGGAGGGCGCGACGCCGCGCCTCTCGCGCATGGGCGGCGGCGATTGGTCGCGCACGAAGTCGCGCGTCTCGGAGTCGCTCGCGAAGATCGCCGACGGCCTCGTGCAGCTCTACGCCGAGCGCGAGCTCGCGCGCGGTCATGCGTTCGCGCCGGACACGCCATGGCAGGCGGAGATGGAGGAGGCGTTCCCCTACGAGCTGACACCCGATCAGCGCACGGCAATCGACGCGGTGAAAGCCGACATGGAGAGTGCGCGCCCGATGGACCGCCTCATCTGCGGCGACGTCGGCTACGGCAAGACCGAGGTCGCGATTCGCGCAGCCTTCAAGGCGATCGCGGATCACACGCAAGTCGCGCTCGTCGCTCCGACGACGCTGCTCGCCGATCAGCACTTTCGCACCTTCAGCGAGCGGTTCGCCGGCTTCCCGATTCGCATTGCGTCGTTCTCGCGCTTCACGCATCGCGCGGCGATGCGCGAGCAGCTGCAGGCGCTCGCGCAGGGGCGCATCGATCTTGCGATCGGCACGCACCGCCTGCTGCAAAAGGACGTCGCCTTCGCCGATCTCGGCCTCGTCGTCGTGGACGAAGAGCAGCGCTTCGGCGTGATGCACAAAGAGCGCTTGAAGGAGTATCGCGCGAGCGTCGACGCGATCACGCTCTCCGCGACGCCGATTCCGCGAACGCTCCACATGTCGCTGATGGGGGTGCGCGATCTCTCGGTGATCCGCACGGCGCCGAAGAACCGCCTCTCCGTCAAGACCGTCGTCGTGCCGGCCGGCAATGCCGTCGTCGCGCACGCGATCTCTACCGAGCTGGATCGCGGCGGTCAAGTCTACTACCTCCACAACCGCATCGACTCGATCTACGCGCTGCGCAACGCGCTCCAGGAGCTGGTTCCGCGCGCGCGGATCGTCGTCGCGCACGGTCAGATGCGCGAGCGCGAGGTCGAGCCGATCATGCAGGCGTTCATCGACGGCCAAAGCGACGTGCTCGTCGCCACCACGATCATCGAGAACGGCTTGGACATTCCCAACGTAAATACGATGATCGTGGACGACGCGGATCGCTTCGGCCTCGCGCAGCTCTATCAGCTGCGCGGGCGCGTCGGGCGCTCGAACCAGCAGGCGTACTGCTACCTTCTGTATCAGGGGCACAAAGCGCTCTCCGAGGATGCGCAGGCGCGCCTGGAAGCCATCGTCGAGTTCACGCATCTCGGATCCGGAATGCAGATCGCCATGCGCGATCTCGAGATTCGCGGGGCGGGCAACTTGCTCGGTGCGGCGCAGTCGGGTTTCATCGCATCGGTCGGCTTCGACACGTACTGCCAGCTGCTGGCGGATGCCATCGCCGAACGTCGTGGCTTGACGGCGCCGCTCGAAGAGCGCGGCGAAGCCGTGATCGACGTGAAGATCAACGCCTTCATTCCCAACGACTACATCCCGCAGGTGTCGCAGAAGATCGCCGTCTACCAGCAGCTCGCCAAGGCGCGCGGCGAAGGCGAGGTGGACGATATCGCTGCGAGCATCCGCGATCGCTTCGGCCCGTTCCCCGAGCCGCTCGAGCGGCTCGTCGAGCTGACGCGGCTGCGCGCGATCGCCCTGCGCAAGCGCGTCACCCGCGTCGTCGTCGACGAGGAACGGCTGACCCTGGGCGTCGGCTCGGGATTCGCGCTGAGCGCGGCCATGATTCCGCGCTTTGCAGCGCTGACGAAGAACCGCTTCCGCTTCAGCGACGGCAAGGTGCTCGTCGATCTTCCGCACGCGCCAGCGGGCAGCCGACCGGAAGACCTCTGGATGCCTCTGCTGCGCGAGCTGCTCGAGGCGATCTAG
- a CDS encoding Hsp20/alpha crystallin family protein: MSNLSTTSRGNLSRSGFDLLGWDPFRGLLGNWGSNLGIDITRTESGYEIEMPVAGFTPEQIEVTIEDGVLTASGKNDKRSFRRSVVLPEEIDADAIDAKVENGLLTLTLKLHPKAQPKRIEVKPVSVKSV; the protein is encoded by the coding sequence ATGAGCAACTTATCGACGACGTCGCGCGGGAATCTCTCCCGGAGCGGCTTCGATCTGCTCGGATGGGACCCGTTTCGCGGGCTTCTCGGGAACTGGGGATCGAACCTAGGGATCGACATCACGCGCACGGAGAGCGGCTACGAGATCGAGATGCCGGTGGCCGGCTTTACGCCGGAACAGATCGAGGTGACGATCGAAGACGGCGTGCTGACCGCGTCCGGAAAGAACGACAAACGCTCGTTCCGCCGCTCGGTCGTGTTGCCGGAGGAGATCGACGCCGACGCGATCGACGCGAAGGTCGAGAACGGCCTCTTGACGCTCACGCTGAAGCTGCACCCCAAGGCGCAGCCCAAGCGCATCGAGGTCAAGCCGGTTTCGGTGAAGAGCGTCTAA